The following proteins are co-located in the Mesorhizobium sp. M1E.F.Ca.ET.045.02.1.1 genome:
- a CDS encoding flagellin: protein MASIMTNASALTALQSLNATQKNLDTTQARISTGYRVSQASDNAAYWSIATTMRSDNQAMSTVSDSLGLGASKVDTAYTGMSSAIDTINKIQEKLTASYGQTDASKEKTQTEIKALQDQLKAYADGATFSGTNMLSVKTASGTAADVKIVSAFNRSATGSVSISTIDVNVESIKLYDSGAAPTTKGILDADRVGATGAIVGTAQNPTLGAAAAAGDTYSVATLKIFSGTTAASDSQISEMMNVVDTALKAMTTAATKLGAAKSSIDLQKTFTQSLMDSIDRGVGQLVDADMNKESTRLQALQVQQQLGVQALSIANGSSQSILSLFRG from the coding sequence ATGGCCAGTATCATGACCAATGCCTCGGCGCTGACCGCGCTGCAGAGCTTGAACGCCACCCAGAAGAACCTCGACACCACCCAGGCCCGCATCTCGACGGGTTATCGCGTCTCGCAGGCTTCGGACAACGCCGCTTACTGGTCGATCGCCACCACGATGCGCTCCGACAACCAGGCCATGTCCACCGTTTCGGACTCGCTCGGCCTCGGCGCCTCGAAGGTCGACACCGCCTATACCGGCATGAGCAGCGCGATCGACACCATCAACAAGATCCAGGAGAAGCTGACCGCATCCTACGGCCAGACGGATGCCTCCAAGGAAAAGACCCAGACCGAAATCAAGGCGCTTCAGGATCAGTTGAAGGCTTACGCCGACGGCGCCACCTTCTCCGGCACCAACATGCTGTCGGTAAAGACCGCCTCGGGCACGGCCGCCGACGTCAAGATCGTTTCAGCCTTCAACCGCAGCGCCACAGGCTCGGTTTCGATTTCGACGATCGACGTCAACGTGGAAAGCATCAAGCTGTATGATAGCGGTGCGGCCCCGACCACGAAGGGTATCCTCGACGCCGACCGCGTCGGCGCGACCGGCGCCATCGTCGGCACGGCGCAGAACCCGACCCTGGGTGCGGCTGCGGCAGCCGGCGACACCTACTCGGTCGCCACCCTGAAGATCTTCTCCGGTACCACCGCTGCCAGCGACAGCCAGATCTCGGAGATGATGAACGTCGTCGACACCGCGCTCAAGGCCATGACGACCGCTGCCACCAAGCTCGGCGCCGCCAAGAGCTCCATCGACCTGCAGAAGACCTTCACGCAAAGCCTGATGGACTCCATCGACCGCGGCGTCGGCCAGCTCGTCGATGCCGACATGAACAAGGAATCGACCCGCCTCCAGGCCCTGCAGGTTCAGCAGCAGCTCGGTGTCCAGGCGCTGTCGATCGCCAACGGCTCCTCGCAGTCGATCCTGTCGCTCTTCCGCGGCTGA
- the flgH gene encoding flagellar basal body L-ring protein FlgH: MKLKLLVLVAVAALSGCGTDLKEVGREPALSPVGSGIGNGGGAPYSYPEPPAAPVKKFSLWDDRQSRLFTDPRALREGDILTVNIKLNDRANFKNQNDRSRTAARKLGYDVTLGWDGKSTSGKGDAGLSSSTETNADGEIKRSESLELNVAAVVTEVLPNGNLMIRGSQEVRVNYELRVLTIAGMVRPSDIGAENTIPYERIAEARISYGGRGRVMEVQQPPYGQQILDQVLPF, from the coding sequence ATGAAGTTGAAGTTGCTCGTCCTGGTCGCGGTTGCGGCACTGTCCGGCTGCGGCACCGACCTCAAGGAGGTCGGCCGCGAGCCCGCGCTGTCGCCGGTCGGTTCCGGCATCGGCAATGGCGGCGGAGCGCCCTACAGCTATCCTGAGCCGCCGGCCGCGCCCGTGAAAAAATTCTCGCTGTGGGACGACCGCCAGAGCAGGCTCTTCACCGACCCGCGGGCGCTGCGGGAAGGCGACATCCTGACCGTCAACATCAAGCTCAACGACAGGGCCAATTTCAAGAACCAGAACGACCGCAGCCGCACCGCCGCCCGCAAGCTCGGCTACGACGTCACGCTCGGATGGGACGGCAAGAGCACAAGCGGCAAGGGCGACGCAGGCCTGAGTTCCAGCACCGAGACCAACGCCGACGGCGAGATCAAGCGCTCGGAGAGTCTCGAGCTCAACGTCGCCGCTGTCGTCACCGAAGTGCTGCCCAACGGCAATCTGATGATCAGGGGCTCGCAGGAGGTGCGCGTCAATTACGAGCTTCGGGTCCTCACCATCGCCGGCATGGTGCGTCCCTCCGACATCGGCGCCGAAAATACGATCCCCTACGAGCGCATCGCCGAGGCACGCATCTCCTATGGCGGCCGCGGCCGTGTGATGGAGGTCCAGCAGCCGCCCTACGGCCAGCAGATCCTCGACCAGGTTCTTCCTTTCTAG
- the fliF gene encoding flagellar basal-body MS-ring/collar protein FliF: MPEQIQSLIANLRGFGVRRLALMGGIAALVMAVIGLASVYLNRPAYETLYVGLDRSDVNQIGLVLGEAGIGFDVGADGTSVLVPAGTTAHARMLLAEKGLPTSANAGYELFDNVGSLGLTSFMQQITRVRALEGEIARTIQSIAGVKAARVHIVMSERANFRRDEQQPSASVVIRYAGMDAEKSAQSIRHLVAAAVPGLSADKVTVLDSNGNLLAAGDDTSNTSAARTLGVEQTVEAQIGDNIRRALTPYLGPDNFRASVKADVNTDTRQTEETIFDPESRVERSVQSVRTNEASNQKQASTPTSVEQNLPETQTTSTEGPQSSSQNDRKEEITNYEINSKKIATVSNGYSVTKMSIAVVVNQDRLKTILGKDATPEQIAKRVADIQKMVASATGFDDKRGDIIDVSAVEFIDGLDGEPIDQPGILASIGTYTGTLINAGAFIVVVFLVAFFGLRPMAAALTASAKPAAIAGPSFDDVQRSLPTPDAPVAAIASDTPVGALPDARPGSTPLDDLRQKIRPAPQERLARMVDLNEERTAQILRKWAAAPEAAA; the protein is encoded by the coding sequence GTGCCGGAACAGATCCAGAGCCTCATCGCGAATCTGCGGGGATTCGGCGTCAGGCGTCTCGCCCTCATGGGCGGCATCGCCGCGCTGGTCATGGCGGTCATCGGCCTCGCCTCGGTCTACCTCAACCGTCCGGCCTACGAGACGCTTTATGTCGGGCTCGACCGCTCCGACGTGAACCAGATCGGCCTGGTGCTGGGCGAGGCCGGCATCGGCTTCGATGTCGGCGCCGACGGAACGTCGGTGCTGGTGCCGGCCGGCACCACCGCGCACGCCCGCATGCTGCTTGCCGAGAAGGGCCTGCCGACCAGCGCCAACGCCGGCTACGAATTGTTCGACAATGTCGGCTCGCTTGGCCTGACGTCCTTCATGCAGCAGATCACCCGCGTGCGCGCGCTCGAAGGCGAGATTGCGCGCACCATCCAGTCGATTGCCGGCGTCAAGGCGGCGCGCGTCCACATCGTCATGTCCGAGCGCGCCAATTTCCGCCGCGACGAGCAGCAGCCCTCGGCTTCGGTGGTCATCCGCTATGCCGGCATGGATGCCGAAAAGAGCGCGCAGTCGATCCGCCACCTGGTCGCCGCGGCGGTTCCCGGCTTGTCGGCCGACAAGGTCACCGTGCTCGATTCCAACGGCAACCTGCTCGCCGCCGGCGACGACACCTCCAACACCAGCGCTGCCCGCACGCTCGGCGTCGAGCAGACGGTCGAGGCGCAGATCGGCGACAACATCCGCCGCGCGCTGACACCCTATCTCGGCCCCGACAATTTCCGCGCCAGCGTCAAGGCCGACGTCAACACCGACACGCGCCAGACCGAAGAGACGATCTTCGATCCTGAATCCCGCGTTGAGCGATCGGTGCAGTCGGTACGCACCAACGAGGCCAGCAACCAGAAGCAGGCCTCGACCCCGACCAGCGTCGAGCAGAACCTGCCCGAGACCCAGACGACCAGCACCGAGGGGCCGCAGTCCTCCTCGCAGAACGACCGCAAGGAAGAGATCACCAACTACGAGATCAACTCCAAGAAGATCGCCACCGTCTCCAACGGCTATTCGGTGACCAAGATGTCGATCGCCGTCGTCGTCAACCAGGATCGGCTCAAGACCATCCTCGGCAAGGACGCCACGCCCGAGCAGATCGCCAAGCGCGTTGCGGACATCCAGAAGATGGTGGCCTCGGCCACCGGCTTCGACGACAAGCGCGGCGACATCATCGACGTCTCGGCGGTGGAATTCATCGACGGACTGGATGGCGAGCCGATCGACCAGCCCGGCATCCTCGCCTCGATCGGCACGTACACCGGCACGCTCATCAACGCCGGCGCCTTCATCGTCGTCGTGTTCCTTGTCGCCTTCTTCGGCCTTCGGCCGATGGCCGCCGCGCTGACGGCATCGGCGAAGCCCGCAGCCATCGCCGGCCCCAGCTTCGACGATGTCCAGCGCTCGCTGCCGACGCCCGACGCGCCGGTGGCTGCGATCGCTTCCGATACGCCGGTCGGCGCCTTGCCCGACGCTCGCCCGGGCTCCACCCCGCTCGACGACCTGCGTCAGAAGATCAGGCCAGCGCCGCAGGAACGGCTGGCGCGCATGGTCGACCTCAACGAGGAGCGCACCGCACAGATCCTGCGCAAATGGGCGGCCGCCCCGGAAGCGGCGGCTTAA
- the fliP gene encoding flagellar type III secretion system pore protein FliP (The bacterial flagellar biogenesis protein FliP forms a type III secretion system (T3SS)-type pore required for flagellar assembly.), whose amino-acid sequence MRRLLVATALIVVTTSVAAAQQLDLGGIGKADGTTVGYLIQMFGLLTVLSVAPGLLIMVTSFTRFVIAFSILRAGIGLQSTPANLILISLSLFMTFYVMAPTFDQAWNTGVKPLMDNQITQAEAFEKISDPFRSFMLHNVRDKDFDLFADLARERGQTVSRDAVDLRILVPAFMISEIRRGFEIGFLIVLPFLVIDLIVATVTMAMGMMMLPPTVVSLPFKILFFVLIDGWNLLVGSLVRSFT is encoded by the coding sequence ATGAGAAGATTGCTTGTCGCCACGGCGCTTATCGTCGTCACCACCTCTGTCGCCGCGGCCCAGCAGCTCGATCTCGGCGGCATCGGCAAGGCCGACGGCACGACGGTCGGCTACCTCATCCAGATGTTCGGTCTGCTCACCGTGCTTTCGGTGGCGCCGGGCCTGCTGATCATGGTGACGAGCTTCACCCGCTTCGTCATCGCCTTCTCGATCCTGCGCGCCGGCATCGGCCTGCAGTCGACACCCGCCAACCTGATCCTGATCTCGCTGTCGCTGTTCATGACCTTCTATGTCATGGCGCCGACCTTCGACCAGGCCTGGAACACCGGCGTCAAGCCACTGATGGACAATCAGATCACCCAGGCCGAAGCCTTCGAGAAGATCTCGGATCCGTTCCGCAGCTTCATGCTGCACAATGTGCGCGACAAGGATTTCGACCTCTTTGCCGATCTCGCCCGCGAGCGCGGCCAGACCGTCTCGCGTGACGCCGTCGACCTGCGCATCCTGGTGCCCGCCTTCATGATCTCGGAGATCCGGCGCGGCTTCGAGATCGGCTTCCTGATCGTGCTGCCGTTCCTGGTCATCGACCTCATCGTCGCCACCGTCACCATGGCGATGGGCATGATGATGCTGCCGCCGACAGTGGTCTCGCTGCCTTTCAAGATCCTGTTTTTCGTGCTGATCGACGGCTGGAATCTACTGGTCGGCAGCCTGGTGCGGTCCTTCACCTGA
- a CDS encoding flagellin produces the protein MASIMTNAAALTALQSLNATNKSLEQTQARISTGYRVSEASDNAAYWSIATTMRSDNSALSTVQDALGLGASKVDTAYTGMNNVLDTIGKIKTKLLSSVGQSDANKAKTQTEITTLQAQMKSFADAATFSGSNYLSVTSKQVAAANDGVQPDAKIVSSFNRTSSGAISLGTIDIDVESIKLFDSGLATAVKNQGILDRKTSIYSTAADQSAYDAAYAAAIAGGATDIAANTAGQAAVGGTPVKIDNVSAYNLDITASGVTDDIITQMITKIDNVMSQLTDSATILGAAKSSIDLQKTFTQSLMDSIDRGVGQLVDADMNKESTRLQALQVQQQLGIQSLSIANSSSQSILSLFKNG, from the coding sequence TTGGCGAGCATCATGACGAACGCTGCGGCGTTGACTGCACTTCAAAGCCTCAACGCCACCAACAAATCGCTCGAACAGACACAAGCCCGGATCTCGACCGGCTACAGGGTCTCCGAAGCCTCCGACAACGCCGCCTACTGGTCGATCGCCACCACGATGCGGTCCGACAACTCGGCGCTGTCGACGGTGCAGGATGCGCTCGGCCTCGGCGCCTCGAAGGTCGACACCGCCTACACCGGCATGAACAACGTGCTGGACACGATCGGCAAGATCAAGACCAAGCTGCTGTCGAGCGTCGGCCAGTCGGATGCCAACAAGGCAAAGACGCAGACCGAAATCACTACGCTTCAGGCGCAGATGAAGTCCTTTGCCGATGCCGCCACCTTCTCCGGCTCGAACTACCTCTCGGTGACGTCCAAGCAGGTCGCGGCCGCCAATGACGGCGTCCAGCCCGACGCCAAGATCGTCTCCTCGTTCAACCGCACCTCATCCGGCGCCATCTCGCTCGGAACCATCGACATCGATGTCGAAAGCATCAAGCTGTTCGATTCCGGCCTCGCCACCGCCGTCAAGAACCAGGGCATCCTCGACCGCAAGACCTCGATCTACTCCACGGCTGCGGACCAGTCCGCCTACGATGCCGCCTATGCGGCCGCGATCGCCGGCGGCGCCACCGACATCGCCGCCAACACCGCCGGCCAGGCCGCTGTTGGGGGCACGCCCGTCAAGATCGACAACGTCTCCGCCTACAATCTCGACATCACGGCGTCGGGCGTGACCGACGACATCATCACCCAGATGATCACCAAGATCGACAACGTCATGAGTCAGCTCACCGACTCCGCCACCATCCTCGGCGCCGCCAAGAGCAGCATCGACCTGCAGAAGACCTTCACCCAGAGCCTGATGGACTCCATCGACCGCGGCGTCGGTCAGCTCGTCGACGCCGACATGAACAAGGAATCGACCCGCCTCCAGGCCCTGCAGGTTCAGCAGCAGCTCGGCATCCAGTCACTGTCGATCGCCAACAGTTCCTCGCAGTCGATCCTGTCGCTGTTCAAGAACGGCTAA
- a CDS encoding flagellar basal body-associated FliL family protein, which yields MANVEQAQPKKGPSLVVQLAMLLVMTGAAIGLGWVSGGYLKQGEAPAPVPAAPENAGSPEKAAEAGKPAPGPTVVQLAPITTNIASPGEVWIRLEASVLYDAPQPPEMAEQIQQDLLAFVRTLKMHQIEGASGYQHLKADLDERAALRSGGHVKQVLIRTMLLE from the coding sequence ATGGCAAATGTCGAGCAGGCGCAGCCCAAGAAAGGACCATCCCTCGTGGTCCAACTCGCCATGCTTCTGGTCATGACGGGCGCGGCCATCGGCCTGGGCTGGGTCTCCGGCGGCTATCTCAAGCAAGGCGAAGCGCCGGCACCTGTGCCTGCCGCGCCGGAGAATGCCGGCAGCCCGGAGAAGGCGGCCGAAGCCGGCAAGCCGGCTCCCGGACCGACGGTGGTTCAGCTCGCGCCGATCACCACCAATATCGCTTCGCCGGGCGAAGTCTGGATAAGGCTTGAGGCTTCGGTGCTCTACGACGCGCCGCAGCCTCCGGAAATGGCCGAGCAGATCCAGCAGGACCTTCTGGCGTTCGTGCGCACGCTGAAGATGCACCAGATCGAGGGCGCCAGCGGCTACCAGCACCTCAAGGCCGACCTCGACGAGCGAGCTGCGCTGCGCAGCGGCGGCCATGTCAAACAGGTTCTCATCAGGACGATGCTGCTCGAATGA
- a CDS encoding MotB family protein, with translation MSAIDHGEARHEIIIVKRNHDGHDDDHHGGVWKIAFADFMTAMMCFFLVMWLINAANEQTKAAVASYFNPVELIDRNSSRKGLEDLGDGPSKVGLTADNPQDGASKAGENGKGGAGSSDRRQTKEASQKSDLSDEHLFADPYAVLAEIATDTGVMQNVSAKGEGGVQNAGPATGASGGESYRDPFAPDFWSQQVATPGAEASAERKKIEGDPAKPGEKVAETEVPKVKAAPPAPPRLEAPLEPMATPEKPDTKMAAGSADAKAGKAARQEIKVEKAESGKAEAEKAGDEAKSEAAKAGSAKAETAKAEPEQTPDQGVKAPSSTALKAAAEIKQELAKAFAPGEKLAEGVSVEATDKGVVISITDQLDFGMFEIGSALPRRELVLAMEKIGHIINEKKGTITIGGHTDARPFRSDTYDNWRLSTARAHSAYYMLVRGGVDESRITEVAGYADRQPRIPSDPLAAANRRIEILMATGG, from the coding sequence ATGAGCGCCATCGACCACGGCGAGGCCAGGCACGAGATCATCATCGTCAAGCGCAACCACGACGGTCATGACGACGACCATCATGGCGGCGTCTGGAAGATCGCCTTTGCCGACTTCATGACGGCGATGATGTGCTTCTTTCTCGTCATGTGGCTGATCAACGCCGCCAACGAGCAGACCAAGGCGGCGGTCGCCAGCTACTTCAATCCGGTCGAGCTGATCGACCGCAACTCCAGCCGCAAGGGTCTCGAGGATCTCGGCGACGGCCCGAGCAAGGTTGGTCTCACCGCCGACAACCCGCAGGATGGCGCCAGCAAGGCCGGCGAGAACGGCAAGGGCGGCGCCGGCTCCTCCGACCGCAGGCAGACCAAGGAAGCCTCGCAGAAGTCCGACCTTTCCGACGAGCACCTGTTTGCCGACCCGTACGCCGTGCTTGCCGAGATCGCCACCGATACCGGCGTCATGCAGAATGTCAGCGCCAAGGGTGAAGGCGGTGTTCAGAACGCCGGTCCGGCGACCGGCGCTTCCGGCGGCGAATCCTATCGCGACCCTTTCGCGCCGGATTTCTGGTCGCAGCAGGTGGCGACACCTGGCGCCGAAGCCAGCGCGGAACGCAAGAAGATCGAAGGCGATCCGGCCAAGCCCGGCGAAAAAGTCGCCGAAACCGAGGTACCGAAGGTCAAGGCGGCTCCGCCGGCGCCGCCGCGCCTGGAAGCCCCACTCGAACCGATGGCAACGCCCGAGAAACCCGATACCAAGATGGCTGCCGGATCGGCCGATGCGAAGGCCGGGAAAGCCGCGCGCCAGGAGATCAAGGTCGAGAAGGCTGAAAGCGGAAAAGCGGAAGCCGAAAAAGCCGGAGATGAAGCCAAATCCGAAGCCGCGAAGGCTGGATCGGCGAAGGCGGAGACGGCGAAGGCAGAGCCGGAGCAGACACCAGACCAAGGCGTAAAGGCCCCGAGCAGCACCGCCCTCAAGGCCGCCGCCGAAATCAAGCAGGAGCTGGCCAAGGCCTTCGCGCCGGGTGAAAAGCTGGCCGAGGGCGTCTCCGTCGAGGCCACCGACAAGGGCGTCGTCATCTCGATCACCGATCAGCTCGACTTCGGCATGTTCGAGATCGGTTCGGCCTTGCCGCGCCGCGAGCTGGTGCTGGCGATGGAGAAGATCGGGCACATCATCAACGAGAAGAAGGGCACCATCACCATCGGCGGCCATACCGACGCGCGGCCGTTCCGCAGCGACACCTATGACAACTGGCGGCTGTCCACCGCCCGCGCCCACTCCGCCTATTACATGCTG